The Alnus glutinosa chromosome 1, dhAlnGlut1.1, whole genome shotgun sequence region TAGAGATCAAACCGTAtattcacaaatcacaaagTGCAGAAATGTGAGACAACAGAGTGGCTTGCCTACTTTCTTTTGACAATATTTAACAACCAACTCCGAATGCATATTTCAGCATTTGAGTaatgcctaaaaaaaaagataccACATCTAGGAGATAAGTTAGATAACAACACCCCAAAAGCATAGGTACTCTCAGGTTTCTTTCTCCCCTTATCTCTTCCCCTGCCTCTCGATCTCCTTTGTCACAGGCTGTAGCCAAAGAAATCCAACCCGATAATGTACCCAAACTCTTCAGCCTTTATTGCACCACAAAATTTCTCACCTTCAATAATTGCAATTTTTGGGATAAGAAAGTTAGACCACCCCCATCAAGAAATTTCTTCATCTTCCAATTTCTCGGTCTGTAAAGAAACAAACTTCAGGCATCGGTGCTTTAATTGCATCCAGTCCAGTACagaaccaccttcaaatgggcTTAATATTTAAGTTTCGATTCAATCAAGCTACCCCAGCATTCTGACCCTGAATTCCAAGAAGGCAGTTAGAAGAGGTTCACACTATACTTTCTACTTGATGCTGTTGaatatccccaaaaaaaaaaaaaaattgctgcgACCCAACAGTTGTCCCTAGCTCATTCTTATGATCCCCCCTCCATTTTGCAGCATGTCCgtcaaaaatcatgaaattgagAAGTTACAATTGCATCTATAATGAAAACAATAGTGATCATATTAATAgggaagatgtacacaattcgTATATACACAATTTCCTTTCCAACCCCAGCATTTTTCAACAATATTCGACTGCAGTACATTTCGAGAATAGTTTTAAACAAACAAGTGAAGACACATTCTATAAGGTGTGTTAATCCACAACTGACCTCTCCCAAGTATAGTGCAGGATGACCAAATCAATTGTGAACTGGTCTCTCCCCAATATCTGACTCTGTATTCAATTTGATAACTGGAGTTGCAGGATCCCTGGATAAGATAAAGTTTCCTTCGAGATCGACTGTGCCATACTCTGTCACTAGGGAATTCATCACAATTCTGCACGTTCCTGGTGCTTTACACATTAATTCAACACCATAATACACTAAATGGTCTGAAATGCTGTTCCCGGTCACTGACCTGCACAAAATAGCCAAAGAATTTGTAGCAGCTTTCCCACAGGACCGCTATTTTGATGTTCCCGAATTCCAAAATACAACGGGTAGACTgtcaaacaaaataattaacaCCATAAGAGATGCTTACCTGCTACAGGTTGGGTCTTCCCCGGTACTATCACAGACCTTCTCAATGTTATAAACAAGACTTCCCAATCCAACGTTGTAAAGCCACACCTAGAATGAAGAAATAGGTTTGGAAGCAAATGACGTACAATAAAGAGATAGTAAGGCAACATGTAATCATCACTTCAATTAGCAAAAGCATACCTCTCTTGGGAAGTGGTGGTACGTCTTTTGAGGGAAATGAGAATAATATGGAGGCAAATGAGGCACAATATCATGCTCATTTGTGACTCGAACTGTATGTGGCACAAGTTTTCTATAGTAAGTTGCAAAAGCTGCATTGCCAATACGAGGTTGTCCAAATGTCATAACCTGAACATCCCGGGCTTCATGATTAACCTGGAAATGAACAGATATTCCTTcatcaaaacaccaaaaatttcaaagaatGTGCTTCCAGAAGAAAATGTCCATAAGACCAACATCTAATAAACCAGTAGAGAAAAGTTACTGGACGCATATATTTTAAATCAGTGAGAatgattaataaataaaagtattttCATTTGTAGTCCACTTCTAATAGACTTGACATATAAGTCGAACTGTTACTGAACGAGAAAATGTGAGTACCAAAAGTTCCACATACAGAATAAAATAACCATCCCAAGAGAACTTCATTATAACTGCCAGAACTcggtagtaaaagtaaaagcatAGAAAACTTATAGCTAATTTGGACCAGATGACATAACATGTGTAAATACGTGGAAAAACACGCATATGTCGAAGTGTGTGTCAGAGTTTCCATGTCCATGCTACTGTCGAGGAACATATGACAACCAGAACGTATGACCCAACCCATAAAAGTGATAATAAAGAACAGCACATAGTTCAAACTCATTCAGCATTTTTAAAGAACCTCACAGCAATGGAGACAAGTCAACAGAAAAAACAACAGACATGGActgtattttaaaaagaaaaataaaagaaaagagaaatatataaataaaaaataaaaacttgaaaacCATAAATCAGATTAAAAAAATCCCAGTTGCGTAAAAAACATGTCTTATTTAGAATTTACCTTTAGATCAAGTCCACAAAAGGAGGCCATCGCCCCTCCCATTGAATGCCCTGTTACCATTATGGGAATGTCCCCATAGAACTTCTTTGCCCTTCTAACAGCATTTAAAACTGCAGGGCGTATAGTTGTGTTGTGGTAAGCATAATAAAATCCATGGTGCACCTAGAAAGAATGAAAAAGTTAGAGAGAATTAGTACTTTTTAACTCCCCTAAGAAATTTGTAGCAGGCTTCTGCAATACATACCATTGCATCATCCATGCCAGGGTAATTTAAGTCGAGCTGTTTCCAGTACAAGTCTTCAATCCAATTCATTATGCTACACAAGAAGCTCAACTGTTAATCAGCAGTCAATTACAGTGGCCTTTGGGCAACCATGTTTCATAGTGAAAGCTGAATtgattttgatctaataattttttacttctattgtCATGTATCAATCAACTTGCCAGTAAATTCTGTGAACCAGAGGACATCAACTAAAAGCATACAAAAACTCTTAACAAAGTAATTTAGGATGGAAAATAAAACAACTATCAACAAGACTAATTAAATTTTTGGACATTTACCAATGGTTTAGAATGGATATAGCCTTGAGGATCATCCAGGGGGCTCAATCAACAGATAGTTTGAAAGTTAAGAAAGGGACACTCTTTCAAGCAGGTCATAGCCTGAGGTTTTGACAAGCATATGCTTGTCTGGGGAGTAAATGGAATAGAGCAATTTTCAAGGAATAAAGTGGCACTGTAGtagaaaagatgaaaaa contains the following coding sequences:
- the LOC133880042 gene encoding probable feruloyl esterase A; amino-acid sequence: MGKRRWLLLAIFTCLLALSSGRELAVKDKVDHGSVYNHTLATILVEYASAVYISDLTELFAWTCPRCDGLTKGFEIIELVVDIQHCLQGFVGVAKDINAIVIAFRGTQEHSIMNWIEDLYWKQLDLNYPGMDDAMVHHGFYYAYHNTTIRPAVLNAVRRAKKFYGDIPIMVTGHSMGGAMASFCGLDLKVNHEARDVQVMTFGQPRIGNAAFATYYRKLVPHTVRVTNEHDIVPHLPPYYSHFPQKTYHHFPREVWLYNVGLGSLVYNIEKVCDSTGEDPTCSRSVTGNSISDHLVYYGVELMCKAPGTCRIVMNSLVTEYGTVDLEGNFILSRDPATPVIKLNTESDIGERPVHN